A genomic window from Streptomyces sp. NBC_01429 includes:
- a CDS encoding beta-ketoacyl-[acyl-carrier-protein] synthase family protein has protein sequence MSRRVVITGIGVRAPGGAGTKEFWSLLTDGRTATRAISFFDASPFRSRIAGEVDFDAAAEGLSPREIRRMDRATQFAVACTREAIADSGLELDSLDPHRIGVSLGSAVASATSLENEYLVMSDAGREWLVDPGYLSPHMFDYLSPGVMPAEVAWAAGAEGPVAMVSDGCTSGLDSVGYAVQLIREGTVDTVVAGAADTPISPIVVACFDAIKATTPRNDDPEHASRPFDGSRNGFVLAEGAAMFVLEEYGAARARGAHIYAEVGGYATRCNAYHMTGLKKDGREMAEAIRVALDESRLDRGAIDYINAHGSGTKQNDRHETAAYKRSLGERAREVPISSIKSMVGHSLGAIGSIEIAASLLAIDANVVPPTANLRTADPECDLDYVPLTAREQRVDTVLTVGSGFGGFQSAMVLHDPEVAR, from the coding sequence TTGAGCAGGCGCGTAGTGATCACCGGTATCGGCGTACGCGCCCCCGGAGGCGCCGGGACGAAGGAGTTCTGGAGCCTGCTGACCGACGGCCGTACCGCCACCCGCGCCATCTCGTTCTTCGACGCCTCGCCCTTCCGGTCCCGGATCGCGGGCGAGGTCGACTTCGACGCGGCGGCGGAGGGGCTCAGCCCCCGGGAGATCCGCCGGATGGACCGCGCCACCCAGTTCGCCGTCGCCTGCACCCGGGAGGCGATCGCCGACAGCGGTCTGGAGCTGGACTCCCTGGACCCGCACCGGATCGGGGTGAGCCTGGGCAGCGCGGTCGCCTCGGCGACCAGTCTGGAGAACGAGTACCTGGTCATGTCGGACGCGGGCCGGGAGTGGCTGGTGGATCCCGGCTATCTCTCGCCGCACATGTTCGACTACCTCAGCCCCGGGGTGATGCCCGCCGAGGTGGCCTGGGCCGCCGGTGCGGAGGGCCCGGTGGCGATGGTCTCCGACGGCTGCACCTCCGGCCTCGACTCCGTCGGCTACGCGGTGCAGCTGATCCGGGAGGGCACCGTCGACACCGTCGTCGCCGGCGCCGCCGACACCCCGATCTCCCCCATCGTGGTCGCCTGCTTCGACGCCATCAAGGCCACCACCCCCCGCAACGACGACCCGGAACACGCCTCCCGGCCGTTCGACGGCTCGCGCAACGGCTTCGTGCTCGCGGAGGGCGCGGCCATGTTCGTGCTGGAGGAGTACGGGGCGGCCCGCGCGCGCGGCGCGCACATCTACGCCGAGGTCGGCGGCTACGCCACCCGGTGCAACGCGTACCACATGACCGGTCTGAAGAAGGACGGCCGCGAGATGGCCGAGGCGATCCGGGTGGCGCTCGACGAGTCCCGCCTGGACCGCGGCGCCATCGACTACATCAACGCGCACGGCTCGGGCACCAAGCAGAACGACCGGCACGAGACCGCCGCCTACAAGCGCAGCCTGGGCGAGCGGGCCCGTGAGGTGCCCATCAGCTCCATCAAGTCGATGGTGGGGCACTCGCTCGGCGCCATCGGCTCGATCGAGATCGCGGCCTCGCTGCTGGCCATCGACGCCAATGTCGTACCGCCCACGGCGAATCTGCGCACGGCCGACCCGGAGTGCGACCTGGACTACGTACCGCTGACCGCGCGCGAGCAGCGGGTGGACACCGTCCTGACGGTGGGCAGCGGCTTCGGCGGTTTCCAGAGCGCGATGGTGCTGCACGATCCGGAGGTGGCGCGATGA
- a CDS encoding FecCD family ABC transporter permease produces MWGPGSPRVLLLCAGGLAALVASVAVAITIGPAQIRVGDVWSVVAAHLGWGESRLTPIRDGIVWNLRLPRTLLAAVCGAGLAVCGAVMQALLRNPLADPFVLGVSSGASTGAVLVVVLGVGGGALSLSGGAFLGALCSFAMVLLLSHTLGGTTDRVVLSGVAAMQLFSALTSFIVMTSADAETTRGVLFWLLGSLGGAGWNDVWICSAVLALALLVCGGYARTLDAFAFGQDAAATLGVSVGRTRLVLLCVTALLTAALVSSAGAIGFVGLVLPHAARALVGPNHGRLLPVTALAGAVFLVWVDTLARTVLDPQEVPVGVVTSLIGVPAFVAVLYRARRTA; encoded by the coding sequence CTGTGGGGTCCGGGGAGCCCGCGCGTGCTGCTCCTGTGCGCCGGCGGGCTCGCCGCGCTGGTGGCCTCCGTCGCCGTCGCGATCACCATCGGCCCGGCGCAGATCCGGGTCGGCGACGTCTGGTCGGTCGTGGCCGCTCACCTCGGCTGGGGCGAGTCGCGGCTCACCCCGATCCGCGACGGAATCGTATGGAACCTGCGGCTGCCGCGCACGCTGCTCGCGGCCGTGTGCGGCGCCGGACTCGCGGTGTGCGGGGCGGTCATGCAGGCGCTGCTGCGCAATCCGCTCGCCGACCCGTTCGTGCTCGGTGTCTCCTCGGGCGCCTCCACCGGCGCCGTGCTCGTCGTCGTCCTCGGGGTGGGCGGCGGCGCCCTGTCGCTGTCCGGCGGCGCGTTCCTGGGCGCGCTCTGCTCGTTCGCGATGGTGCTGCTGCTCAGCCACACGCTCGGCGGGACGACGGACCGGGTGGTGCTCTCCGGGGTCGCGGCCATGCAGCTGTTCTCCGCGCTCACCTCCTTCATCGTCATGACGTCCGCCGACGCGGAGACCACGCGCGGCGTGCTGTTCTGGCTGCTCGGCTCGCTCGGCGGCGCCGGCTGGAACGATGTGTGGATCTGCTCCGCCGTGCTCGCGCTCGCGCTGCTGGTGTGCGGCGGATACGCCAGGACCCTCGACGCGTTCGCCTTCGGGCAGGACGCGGCGGCCACGCTCGGCGTCTCCGTCGGCCGTACCCGCCTGGTGCTGCTCTGTGTCACGGCCCTGCTGACGGCGGCGCTGGTCAGCTCGGCGGGGGCGATCGGCTTCGTCGGTCTCGTCCTGCCGCACGCCGCCCGCGCGCTGGTCGGCCCCAACCACGGCAGGCTGCTGCCGGTGACGGCCCTGGCCGGGGCCGTGTTCCTGGTGTGGGTCGACACCCTGGCCCGTACCGTGCTCGACCCGCAGGAGGTACCGGTGGGAGTGGTGACGTCCCTGATCGGCGTACCGGCGTTCGTGGCCGTGCTGTACCGCGCCCGGAGGACGGCATGA
- a CDS encoding acyl carrier protein, whose protein sequence is MATMDLDDLRRILVACAGQDDGIDLTGDILDTPLEELGYDSLALMESAARIKQEFGVDLTDDDVAEVGTPRALLSLVNDTAVATAG, encoded by the coding sequence ATGGCGACCATGGACCTCGACGACCTCCGCCGCATCCTGGTGGCCTGCGCGGGCCAGGACGACGGCATCGACCTCACCGGCGACATCCTGGACACCCCTCTTGAGGAGCTGGGTTACGACTCGCTGGCGCTGATGGAGAGCGCGGCCCGGATCAAGCAGGAGTTCGGCGTCGACCTGACGGACGACGACGTGGCCGAGGTCGGCACACCCCGCGCCCTGCTGAGCCTGGTCAACGACACCGCCGTGGCGACGGCCGGCTGA
- a CDS encoding ketosynthase chain-length factor yields MSTVITGLAVAAPNGLGTDAYWKAVLAGQSGIGELARFDASGYPSRLAGQILDFEAGELLPSRLLPQTDVSTRYALVAADWALADAGIGPETLPDYEMGVVTSSAQGGFEFTHREFHKLWSQGPEFVSVYESFAWFYAVNTGQISIRNGMRGPGAALVAEQAGGLDAVGHARRTVRRGTSMVLSGGVDSAFDPWGWSAQLSGGLVSTVDDPARAYLPFDTAASGHVPGEGGAIVILEDGARARERGAPQVYGEVVGYAATFDPRPGSGRPPGLRRAAELALADAGLRPSDIDVVFADGAGTPELDRAEAEAIREIFGPHGVPVTAPKALTGRLSAGGGPVDLVTALLSIRDQVIPATGHSADVPPEYGIDLVRGEPRGRPVTAALVLARGRWGFNSAVVVTGPEQ; encoded by the coding sequence ATGAGTACGGTGATCACCGGGCTCGCCGTGGCAGCCCCGAACGGGCTGGGCACGGACGCCTACTGGAAGGCCGTGCTGGCCGGGCAGAGCGGGATCGGCGAGCTGGCCCGCTTCGACGCCTCGGGCTACCCGTCCCGGCTGGCCGGGCAGATCCTGGACTTCGAGGCCGGCGAGCTGCTACCCAGCCGGCTGCTGCCGCAGACCGACGTCTCGACCCGGTACGCGCTGGTCGCGGCCGACTGGGCGCTGGCGGACGCCGGGATCGGCCCCGAGACCCTGCCGGACTACGAGATGGGCGTGGTCACCTCCAGCGCGCAGGGCGGCTTCGAGTTCACCCACCGGGAGTTCCACAAGCTCTGGAGCCAGGGCCCCGAATTCGTCAGCGTCTACGAGTCGTTCGCCTGGTTCTACGCCGTCAACACCGGCCAGATCTCCATCCGCAACGGCATGCGCGGACCCGGCGCCGCGCTCGTCGCCGAGCAGGCGGGCGGGCTCGACGCGGTCGGCCACGCCCGGCGCACCGTGCGGCGCGGCACGTCGATGGTGCTCAGCGGCGGGGTGGACTCGGCGTTCGACCCGTGGGGCTGGTCGGCCCAGCTGTCCGGCGGGCTGGTCAGCACCGTCGACGACCCGGCCCGCGCCTATCTGCCGTTCGACACGGCGGCGTCGGGCCATGTGCCGGGCGAGGGCGGCGCGATCGTCATCCTGGAGGACGGCGCCCGGGCGCGCGAGCGCGGTGCGCCGCAGGTGTACGGGGAGGTCGTCGGCTACGCGGCGACATTCGACCCCAGGCCCGGCTCCGGCCGTCCGCCGGGGCTGCGCCGCGCCGCCGAACTTGCCCTGGCCGACGCGGGGTTGCGGCCCTCCGACATCGACGTGGTGTTCGCAGACGGGGCCGGGACACCGGAACTCGACCGGGCCGAGGCCGAGGCGATCCGCGAGATCTTCGGGCCGCACGGCGTGCCGGTCACCGCGCCCAAGGCGCTCACCGGCCGGCTCTCCGCGGGCGGCGGCCCGGTCGACCTGGTCACCGCGCTGCTCTCGATCCGGGACCAGGTGATCCCGGCGACCGGCCACAGCGCCGACGTACCGCCGGAGTACGGCATCGACCTCGTCCGGGGCGAGCCGCGCGGCCGGCCGGTCACGGCCGCGCTGGTCCTGGCGCGCGGTCGCTGGGGCTTCAACTCGGCGGTGGTCGTCACCGGTCCCGAGCAGTGA
- a CDS encoding nuclear transport factor 2 family protein, translating into MTSTYAMTELYTQVQHFYARQMQALDTGRFEEYAGTFTEDGSFQHTPTVPPAVTRPGIVAELRSFNTKYAGDPVRRRHWFNQIVLDPRPDGAIDSTVYAMIVRIRPGERPEIWPHCLLHDVLVEQEGEILMRSRVVTYDEQR; encoded by the coding sequence ATGACCAGCACATACGCCATGACCGAGCTGTACACACAGGTGCAGCACTTCTACGCGCGGCAGATGCAGGCGCTCGACACGGGCCGGTTCGAGGAGTACGCCGGGACCTTCACCGAGGACGGCAGTTTCCAGCACACGCCCACCGTGCCGCCCGCCGTCACCCGGCCCGGGATCGTCGCCGAACTGCGCTCGTTCAACACGAAGTACGCGGGCGATCCGGTCCGCAGGCGCCACTGGTTCAACCAGATCGTTCTCGACCCCCGTCCGGACGGCGCCATCGACTCCACCGTCTACGCGATGATCGTGCGGATCCGGCCCGGCGAGCGCCCGGAGATCTGGCCGCACTGCCTGCTGCACGACGTGCTGGTGGAGCAGGAGGGCGAGATCCTCATGCGCTCACGGGTCGTCACCTACGACGAACAGCGCTGA
- a CDS encoding AfsR/SARP family transcriptional regulator, with amino-acid sequence MLDINVLGQLAVSERGVSIVPSAGKPRQVLGLLALRAGRPVPVPTLMEELWGDGIPRSAATTLQTYVLQLRRRIGAALGPDSGTAAKDILATRFNGYQLAGPVNSLDVREFHRSAEQGYAAMELGDFRSASVHLQRALRLWNGPALTDVPAGRVLKTELVGLEEARMRALGQRVEADLRRGRHTALVPELRTLTAQHPMDENLCAQLMTSLYRSGGTSRALAAFHRLRRTLIDELGIEPSPRLQRLYQAVLSNSLDLELPEEETRRLVG; translated from the coding sequence ATGTTGGACATCAACGTACTTGGGCAACTGGCCGTCAGTGAACGGGGGGTCTCGATCGTACCCAGCGCGGGCAAACCGCGTCAGGTGCTCGGACTGCTCGCTTTACGGGCCGGCCGGCCCGTCCCGGTGCCGACGCTGATGGAGGAGCTGTGGGGGGACGGCATCCCGCGCAGCGCGGCGACCACCCTCCAGACGTACGTCCTCCAGCTGCGCCGCAGGATCGGCGCGGCGCTGGGACCGGACTCCGGCACGGCGGCCAAGGACATCCTGGCCACCCGCTTCAACGGCTACCAGCTGGCGGGACCGGTGAACTCGCTCGACGTGCGGGAGTTCCACCGGTCGGCGGAACAGGGCTACGCGGCCATGGAGTTGGGGGACTTCAGGTCGGCCTCGGTGCATCTTCAGCGCGCGCTGCGGCTGTGGAACGGACCGGCGCTGACGGACGTACCGGCCGGCCGGGTCCTGAAGACCGAGCTGGTCGGTCTCGAAGAGGCCCGGATGCGGGCGCTGGGCCAGCGCGTCGAGGCCGATCTGCGGCGCGGCCGGCACACCGCGCTCGTCCCTGAGCTGCGGACCCTGACCGCCCAGCATCCGATGGACGAGAACCTCTGCGCGCAGCTGATGACCAGCCTCTACCGGTCGGGCGGGACCTCGCGGGCCCTCGCGGCGTTCCACCGGCTGCGCCGGACGCTCATCGACGAGCTGGGGATCGAGCCGTCGCCGCGCCTCCAGCGGCTCTACCAGGCCGTGTTGTCGAACTCGCTGGACCTCGAACTGCCCGAGGAGGAGACCAGGCGGCTCGTCGGCTGA
- a CDS encoding 4'-phosphopantetheinyl transferase family protein, whose translation MRAVRVTGPDGPWQPVRSALRARGAVLVHSPAEGWETGAAELERLLGRDGARHRALAGHAVRQRRFAVSRLLLKHAAATALDVRPADLELARTPGGRPYLRGWGDIEVSLSHTRGLVAVALNLRGAVGTDAEPATRAVHGTGLELRACTPHERAALDRLPAHRRDLALLRLWTLKESYTKALGTGLRLSFASFGFALPPDGGPPLLLRADGAPAPQDEWRFTSRVLPSGHVVATAAGQPTSRLVSSSGSSRSSEFDNTAW comes from the coding sequence ATGCGTGCCGTCCGCGTCACCGGACCCGACGGGCCCTGGCAGCCGGTGCGTTCGGCCCTCCGCGCGCGGGGCGCCGTACTGGTCCACTCGCCCGCCGAGGGCTGGGAGACCGGCGCGGCCGAGCTGGAGCGTCTCCTCGGCCGGGACGGCGCGCGCCACCGGGCCCTGGCCGGACACGCCGTACGGCAGCGGCGGTTCGCCGTCTCCCGGCTGCTGCTGAAACACGCCGCCGCCACCGCGCTGGACGTCCGCCCGGCCGACCTGGAGCTGGCCCGTACCCCCGGCGGACGCCCGTACCTGCGCGGCTGGGGCGACATCGAGGTGAGCCTGAGCCATACCCGCGGGCTGGTCGCCGTGGCCCTGAATCTGCGCGGCGCCGTCGGTACCGACGCCGAGCCCGCCACCCGCGCCGTCCACGGCACCGGCCTGGAACTGCGCGCCTGCACACCCCACGAACGCGCGGCCCTGGACCGGCTGCCCGCGCACCGGCGCGATCTGGCGCTGCTGCGGCTGTGGACGCTGAAGGAGTCCTACACCAAGGCCCTGGGCACGGGACTCCGGCTCTCGTTCGCCTCCTTCGGCTTCGCCCTGCCGCCGGACGGCGGCCCGCCGCTGCTGCTGCGGGCCGACGGCGCTCCCGCGCCGCAGGACGAGTGGCGCTTCACCAGCCGCGTCCTGCCGTCCGGCCATGTGGTGGCGACGGCTGCGGGTCAGCCGACGAGCCGCCTGGTCTCCTCCTCGGGCAGTTCGAGGTCCAGCGAGTTCGACAACACGGCCTGGTAG
- a CDS encoding ABC transporter substrate-binding protein produces MPIARPLRPAALTTLLLAGALSLTACGGGGTAQDAKTAEDEAAGYPRTVENCGQRVRIDAPPRRAVSLNQGTTEIMLSLGLADRMAGTATWTDPLLKGLEKANAEVPRLADNNPSFEKVLDAEPDFVASSFQSTLGKGGVATRAQFEKLGVPTYISPADCTKNDKTVGTDGARSTPLAMESVYGEVRDLAEVFGVEERGEKVVAALEARMAKATAGLDAAKTEKVTLLYWFANSDSPYMGGCCGAPGIITNAVGAKNVFDDTQDEWPQINWETVADRDPDFLVIGDLTRKSQSAETAAKKIEFLESNPVTKEMDAVRNKRYVLLSGQAMNPTIRTVEGVEKVAAALRSYAPAK; encoded by the coding sequence GTGCCGATCGCGCGCCCGCTCCGTCCCGCCGCACTGACGACCCTGCTCCTCGCCGGAGCCCTGTCCCTGACGGCCTGCGGGGGAGGCGGTACGGCACAGGACGCGAAGACGGCCGAGGACGAGGCCGCCGGATATCCCCGTACCGTCGAGAACTGCGGACAGCGGGTACGGATCGACGCCCCGCCCCGCCGCGCCGTCTCGCTCAACCAGGGGACGACGGAGATCATGCTCTCCCTCGGTCTGGCGGACCGCATGGCCGGGACCGCGACCTGGACCGACCCGCTGCTGAAGGGGCTGGAGAAGGCCAACGCCGAGGTCCCCCGGCTCGCGGACAACAACCCCTCCTTCGAGAAGGTCCTCGACGCCGAGCCCGACTTCGTCGCCTCCTCCTTCCAGTCGACGCTGGGCAAGGGGGGCGTGGCCACCCGGGCGCAGTTCGAGAAGCTGGGCGTGCCCACGTACATCTCGCCCGCCGACTGCACCAAGAACGACAAGACCGTGGGCACGGACGGCGCCCGCTCCACCCCGCTGGCCATGGAGAGCGTCTACGGCGAGGTACGGGACCTGGCCGAGGTCTTCGGGGTCGAGGAGCGCGGCGAGAAGGTCGTCGCCGCGCTTGAGGCCCGGATGGCGAAGGCGACGGCGGGGCTGGACGCGGCGAAGACCGAGAAGGTCACGCTGCTGTACTGGTTCGCCAACTCCGACTCCCCGTACATGGGCGGCTGCTGCGGCGCCCCCGGCATCATCACCAACGCCGTCGGCGCGAAGAACGTCTTCGACGACACCCAGGACGAGTGGCCCCAGATCAACTGGGAGACGGTGGCCGACCGCGACCCCGACTTCCTGGTGATCGGCGACCTCACGCGCAAGTCGCAGTCCGCCGAGACCGCCGCCAAGAAGATCGAGTTCCTGGAGTCCAATCCGGTCACCAAGGAGATGGACGCGGTCAGGAACAAGCGGTACGTGCTGCTCAGCGGCCAGGCGATGAACCCGACCATCCGCACGGTCGAAGGCGTCGAGAAGGTCGCCGCTGCGCTGCGCTCGTACGCGCCCGCGAAGTGA
- a CDS encoding aromatase/cyclase, translated as MTATTRPAGTARPTTHRTEHTRIVSAPAQVLYDLVADATRWPAIFGPSVHLVHLERGGRGERFEIWALVNGEVANWVSRRVLDPERRYVSFRQERSHPPVAAMGGGWLFRELPGGRTEVVLRHRFAATDDDPATVEGLLRGLDRNSAEELAALARVAELGHPVEDVVFSFTDRVPLEGPAEAAYDFVNRADLWAERLPHVAGVELTETVPGVQELRMDTVTADGSAHSTRSVRVCRAPEWIAYKQLAMPRLLSGHSGLWTFTEGPDGPVASATHTVVLNPAAVAEVLGEGSTLADARNHIRDALGRNSLATMSHAASHAASRAADRAADRA; from the coding sequence ATGACAGCGACCACCCGGCCCGCCGGCACGGCCCGGCCGACGACACACCGCACCGAGCACACCCGTATCGTCTCCGCGCCCGCCCAGGTGCTCTACGACCTGGTGGCCGACGCCACCCGCTGGCCCGCGATCTTCGGCCCGAGCGTTCATCTCGTCCATCTGGAACGCGGCGGGCGCGGCGAGCGCTTCGAGATCTGGGCCCTGGTCAACGGCGAGGTGGCCAACTGGGTCTCCCGGCGGGTCCTGGACCCCGAGCGCCGGTATGTGAGCTTCCGTCAGGAACGCAGCCACCCTCCGGTCGCCGCCATGGGCGGCGGCTGGCTCTTCCGTGAACTGCCGGGCGGGCGTACCGAGGTGGTGCTCCGGCACCGCTTCGCCGCGACCGACGACGACCCGGCGACCGTGGAGGGGCTCCTGCGCGGCCTGGACCGCAACAGCGCCGAGGAGCTGGCCGCGCTGGCCCGGGTGGCCGAGCTGGGCCACCCGGTGGAGGACGTGGTGTTCTCGTTCACCGACCGGGTGCCGCTGGAGGGGCCGGCCGAGGCGGCGTACGACTTCGTGAACCGCGCCGATCTGTGGGCGGAGCGGCTGCCGCACGTGGCCGGGGTCGAGCTGACCGAGACCGTGCCCGGCGTCCAGGAGCTGCGGATGGACACGGTGACGGCCGACGGGTCGGCCCACTCGACGCGTTCGGTGCGGGTGTGCCGGGCGCCGGAGTGGATCGCGTACAAGCAACTGGCCATGCCCCGGCTGCTGTCGGGCCACAGCGGTCTGTGGACCTTCACCGAGGGTCCCGACGGTCCGGTGGCGTCGGCCACGCACACCGTCGTGCTGAATCCGGCGGCGGTGGCGGAGGTGCTGGGCGAGGGCAGCACGCTCGCCGACGCCAGGAACCACATCCGCGACGCGCTGGGGCGCAACAGCCTCGCCACCATGAGTCACGCCGCGTCGCACGCGGCGTCCCGCGCGGCGGATCGCGCGGCGGATCGCGCCTGA
- a CDS encoding 3-oxoacyl-ACP reductase translates to MAEAVKPVALVTGATSGIGLEITRRLAGLGARVYVCGRRQEQLAATIKELQEQGLEVDGTTCDVADPAQIKAYVRSAVERFGPVDILVNNAGRSGGGATAEISDELWLDVINTNLNSVFLMTKEVLNAGGMLGKERGRIISIASTGGKQGVVHAAPYSASKHGVVGFTKALGLELARTGITVNAVCPGFVETPMAERVRTHYANIWGVTEEETHDRISQRVPLGRYVEVREVAAMVEYLVGDDAAAVTAQALNVCGGLGNY, encoded by the coding sequence ATGGCGGAGGCAGTCAAGCCGGTGGCCCTGGTGACGGGCGCCACCAGCGGCATCGGACTGGAGATCACCCGGCGGCTCGCCGGACTGGGCGCCCGCGTCTACGTCTGCGGCCGCCGGCAGGAGCAACTTGCCGCCACCATAAAGGAGTTGCAGGAACAGGGCCTGGAGGTGGACGGCACCACCTGTGACGTGGCTGATCCGGCCCAGATCAAGGCGTACGTGCGGTCGGCGGTGGAGCGCTTCGGCCCGGTCGACATCCTGGTCAACAACGCGGGGCGCAGCGGCGGCGGAGCCACCGCAGAGATCTCCGACGAGCTGTGGCTCGACGTGATCAACACGAATCTGAACAGCGTCTTCCTGATGACCAAGGAGGTGCTGAACGCCGGCGGCATGCTGGGCAAGGAGCGCGGCCGGATCATCAGCATCGCGTCGACCGGCGGCAAGCAGGGCGTGGTGCACGCCGCTCCGTACTCGGCGTCCAAGCACGGCGTGGTGGGCTTCACGAAGGCGCTCGGGCTGGAGCTGGCCCGTACCGGCATCACCGTCAACGCGGTGTGCCCGGGGTTCGTCGAGACGCCGATGGCCGAGCGGGTGCGCACGCACTACGCGAACATCTGGGGGGTGACCGAGGAGGAGACCCACGACCGGATCAGCCAGCGGGTGCCGCTCGGCCGGTACGTGGAGGTCCGCGAGGTCGCGGCGATGGTGGAGTACCTGGTCGGCGACGACGCGGCGGCGGTCACCGCCCAGGCGCTCAACGTCTGTGGTGGCCTGGGGAATTACTGA
- a CDS encoding response regulator transcription factor: protein MIRVMLAEDMHMIRGALVALLELEDDITVVAELDRGDTIVRTALEHRPDVAIVDIDLPGLDGLTAAAELRERLPQCRTLVLTSLGGSGTVRRVLDTQVAGFLLKDAPPAELAQAVRKIAAGQRVIAPELALAAWDSEHSPLTRRETDVLRLAAEGAGAQEIAAHFHLSVGTVRNYLSAAVTKLHARNRMDAVRIARDVGWLQRY from the coding sequence ATGATACGAGTCATGCTGGCCGAGGACATGCACATGATCCGGGGCGCGCTGGTGGCCCTGCTGGAGTTGGAGGACGACATCACGGTCGTCGCCGAACTGGACCGCGGCGACACCATCGTGCGTACCGCGCTGGAGCACCGCCCCGATGTCGCGATCGTCGACATCGACCTGCCGGGTCTCGACGGGCTCACGGCGGCGGCCGAGTTACGCGAGCGGCTGCCGCAGTGCCGCACGCTGGTGCTCACCAGTCTGGGCGGCAGCGGCACCGTACGCCGGGTGCTCGACACCCAGGTCGCCGGGTTCCTCCTCAAGGACGCCCCGCCCGCCGAACTGGCCCAGGCGGTAAGGAAGATCGCGGCCGGTCAGCGGGTGATCGCCCCGGAGCTGGCGCTGGCCGCCTGGGACAGCGAGCACTCCCCGCTGACCCGCCGCGAGACGGACGTGCTGCGGCTGGCCGCCGAGGGCGCCGGGGCGCAGGAGATCGCCGCGCACTTCCATCTCTCCGTGGGCACCGTACGGAACTATCTGTCGGCGGCCGTCACCAAACTGCACGCACGCAACCGGATGGACGCGGTCCGGATCGCCCGGGACGTCGGCTGGCTCCAGCGGTACTGA